In Erigeron canadensis isolate Cc75 chromosome 1, C_canadensis_v1, whole genome shotgun sequence, a single window of DNA contains:
- the LOC122587810 gene encoding G-type lectin S-receptor-like serine/threonine-protein kinase At4g27290: protein MLVLPFITCLFFLLLTTSSSLLDTITLHQNFTDGETITSLNERYELGFFSPGSSENRYLGIWFKNITPLTVIWVANRETPLKDRFGMVKLGNLGNMSLVDGGGTVVWTSNSSASSTTAVKPIAKLWSSGNLVIMSEDSRDEENHIWQSFDYPGDTIVSGIKLGKNLVTGREIYLTSWKNPDDPSPGEYSMRFLMVKDKYPQGYLWKSSVKLTRFGPYNGYEFAGQTHYNSKDKDIMVLNQEDMHLQFMHNSTIFALMYKLNPDGKLNTTHLIVHNHRWIQDLVIPNDKCDEYGMCGPYESCVSLTPPYCKCLKGFQQGIPETSNSDNRTRGCQRSRPLDCGPREGFLKLPNMKFPDTQNAVYNNSMSLQECEVACKNNCSCTAYANPNITEGAVGCLLWFGDLIDVRVYQATGQDLYVRLAASELLDTNSKLHRTKSVIITVTLTMAVVLVGLVLALYIWTRRKKRSNVEREGMPRTVLDKDNKSSSKNENMELPLFSLSQIYRATNKFSIENKLGQGGFGPVYKGMLEGQEVAVKRLSKSSRQGVDEFKNEVICIAKLQHRNLVKLLGYCNEEDETILVYEYMPNRSLDSFIFDDIRKSQLDWSQRFNIIQGIARGLLYLHQDSRLIVVHRDLKAGNILLDHHMRPKISDFGLARMFTEHESEANTKRVVGTLGYISPEYAVNGQYSTKSDIFSFGVIMLEIVSGQKNRGFVDENQEADNLVGHAWRLYNENKSFDLVDSCLCNSYSTSELMRSVHVGLLCVQNRPEDRPSAQSVIDMLDGEGSLLSPKKPGFFIHRSEINSNTIVPSINGLTLSQVYGR from the exons ATGTTAGTACTCCCTTTCATTACCTGCCTGTTCTTTTTATTGTTAACAACTTCAAGCTCATTATTAGACACCATAACTCTGCATCAAAACTTTACCGATGGGGAAACCATTACGTCTTTAAATGAAAGGTATGAGCTAGGTTTCTTTAGCCCTGGCAGTTCGGAAAACCGATATCTAGGGATATGGTTTAAGAACATCACCCCTTTAACAGTTATATGGGTTGCTAACAGAGAGACCCCACTTAAGGATCGGTTTGGAATGGTTAAACTAGGCAACCTAGGAAACATGTCTCTTGTCGATGGGGGTGGCACGGTCGTTTGGACATCCAACTCCTCTGCATCCAGCACTACTGCTGTTAAACCCATAGCAAAGCTTTGGAGTAGTGGAAATTTGGTAATCATGAGTGAAGATAGTCGTGATGAGGAAAATCATATTTGGCAAAGTTTTGATTATCCTGGCGATACTATTGTATCAGGAATCAAACTGGGCAAGAACCTTGTAACAGGAAGAGAAATATATTTGACTTCCTGGAAAAATCCGGATGATCCATCCCCGGGTGAGTATTCCATGAGGTTTTTAATGGTTAAGGATAAATATCCGCAAGGATATTTGTGGAAAAGTTCTGTAAAGTTAACAAGGTTCGGGCCATATAATGGTTACGAGTTTGCTGGCCAGACACACTATAATTCCAAAGACAAAGATATTATGGTTCTTAATCAGGAGGATATGCATCTCCAGTTCATGCATAACAGCACCATATTCGCACTAATGTATAAACTTAATCCTGATGGCAAGCTAAACACTACGCATCTAATTGTACACAATCATCGATGGATACAAGATTTAGTAATACCTAATGATAAGTGTGATGAATATGGAATGTGTGGCCCATATGAAAGCTGTGTTTCGTTAACTCCTCCTTACTGCAAATGCTTGAAAGGGTTTCAACAAGGTATTCCAGAAACATCAAATTCTGATAATCGGACTAGGGGATGCCAACGAAGTAGACCTTTGGATTGTGGGCCTAGAGAGGGATTTCTGAAGCTTCCAAACATGAAATTTCCGGATACTCAGAACGCTGTCTATAATAACAGCATGAGCCTCCAAGAGTGTGAGGTTGCTTGCAAAAATAACTGCTCTTGCACTGCCTATGCCAATCCAAACATCACCGAAGGTGCAGTTGGATGCTTGCTATGGTTTGGTGATTTGATTGATGTTCGAGTCTACCAAGCAACTGGGCAAGATCTTTATGTTAGATTGGCGGCCTCCGAACTATTAG ATACCAATTCCAAGCTCCATAGAACGAAAAGTGTGATTATTACTGTAACTTTGACAATGGCTGTTGTTTTGGTTGGCCTGGTATTGGCGCTATACATCTGGACTAGGCGGAAGAAGAGATCAAATGTGGAAAGAGAAG GTATGCCAAGAACAGTCCTTGATAAAGATAACAAATCTAGCAGCAAAAACGAAAATATGGAGCTGCCATTATTTAGCCTATCACAAATTTACAGGGCTACCAATAAGTTCTCCATCGAAAATAAGCTTGGACAAGGCGGGTTTGGTCCAGTTTACAAG GGTATGCTAGAAGGACAAGAGGTTGCTGTGAAGCGACTCTCAAAGTCCTCTCGACAAGGAGTTGACGAATTCAAGAATGAAGTTATATGCATAGCTAAACTTCAACATCGGAATCTTGTGAAGCTCCTTGGATATTGCAATGAAGAAGACGAGACAATTTTAGTTTACGAATACATGCCTAACAGAAGTCTAGACAGTTTTATATTTG ATGACATAAGGAAGTCACAACTTGATTGGTCACAGCGCTTCAACATAATTCAAGGGATTGCCCGAGGTCTTCTTTATCTTCATCAAGATTCTAGGCTTATAGTAGTACATAGGGATTTAAAAGCAGGCAACATTTTACTCGATCATCATATGCGTCCGAAGATATCAGACTTTGGTTTGGCTAGAATGTTTACAGAACATGAGAGTGAAGCAAATACAAAGAGAGTGGTGGGAACTTT GGGCTACATATCACCGGAGTATGCAGTGAATGGTCAATACTCGACAAAGTCAGATATTTTTAGCTTTGGAGTTATAATGCTGGAGATCGTGAGCGGCCAGAAAAATAGAGGTTTTGTTGATGAAAATCAAGAAGCGGATAACCTAGTAGGCCAC GCATGGAGACTTTACAATGAAAACAAGTCTTTCGATCTAGTTGACTCATGTTTATGCAATTCCTATTCTACTTCAGAATTGATGAGATCGGTACACGTTGGCTTATTATGTGTACAAAATCGACCAGAAGATAGACCTAGCGCACAGTCTGTAATTGACATGTTAGACGGTGAAGGTTCACTACTTTCTCCAAAAAAACCTGGTTTCTTTATTCATAGATCTGAAATCAACTCCAACACAATTGTTCCATCTATTAATGGATTAACATTAAGTCAAGTATATGGTAGATAA